One genomic window of Candidatus Nanohalobium constans includes the following:
- a CDS encoding 30S ribosomal protein S2, which translates to MSEDEELLIDRDDYLAHGVHIGTKAQHNDMEDYIFHVKKNQLAVINLEDTDVQIRKAAEKLAEYEPEDILVIGRKDEAKNAIDEFSKATGVKTVIGRFMPGSFTNPESENFTEPEIIVVTDPETDAQAIREAAQTNKEVISIADSENKLDDIDLAIPANNKSEKSIGMVYYLLAREMLEAKGMELKKDKDLFTPEIEREEDEEE; encoded by the coding sequence ATGAGCGAAGATGAAGAACTCCTGATCGACCGTGATGATTACTTAGCACACGGTGTTCACATAGGGACAAAAGCCCAGCACAACGACATGGAAGACTATATTTTCCACGTGAAAAAGAACCAGTTAGCAGTAATTAACCTAGAAGACACAGATGTACAGATTAGAAAAGCTGCTGAAAAACTGGCAGAATACGAACCAGAAGACATCCTTGTAATCGGAAGAAAGGATGAAGCAAAGAATGCTATTGACGAGTTCTCAAAGGCTACAGGCGTTAAAACTGTTATTGGAAGATTTATGCCTGGTAGTTTCACCAACCCAGAGTCCGAAAACTTTACAGAACCAGAAATAATTGTCGTAACTGATCCTGAGACTGATGCTCAGGCTATCAGAGAAGCTGCTCAGACTAACAAAGAAGTTATCTCAATCGCAGACTCAGAGAACAAGTTGGACGATATTGATCTTGCTATCCCAGCTAACAACAAGTCTGAGAAATCTATCGGAATGGTTTACTACTTGCTGGCTCGTGAAATGCTTGAGGCAAAAGGCATGGAGCTGAAGAAGGACAAAGACTTGTTCACTCCAGAGATTGAGCGGGAAGAAGACGAGGAAGAATAA
- the eno gene encoding phosphopyruvate hydratase, protein MRIDSIQLREIIDSRTQPTVEAEINNSYGKAPSGASTGKHEAKCHVPEHLDDLEKLMKKKLEGRDLTQKEFDQELKEIDGTDDFSRLGAVSIAASFAFKNAAGFQHTENFPLPLSNVIGGGEHGGNTSIQEFLVLPVNAKTFPEALKTNTEIYQELKEKYSQKIKGINDEGALITSMDDKETLRKLKKVADKHDARIGLDIAASEFYKNGKYRIDSMNRVNSPEQHLDFVQELIDEFDLVYVEDPFDEEDFRHHALLTAKNPDVMICGDDLFTTNKDRLEEGITNGACNSLIVKPNQIGTVTDAKDTVELAHEEDYTPVISHRSGETCDSTISDLALEWECPVIKAGIADIRIAKLNKLVRLWDKAEKPEINQR, encoded by the coding sequence ATGAGAATTGATTCAATCCAGCTCAGGGAAATAATCGACTCACGAACCCAACCCACAGTAGAAGCCGAAATAAACAACTCATACGGAAAAGCACCTTCCGGAGCCTCAACCGGCAAACACGAAGCCAAGTGCCATGTACCAGAACACCTAGACGACCTAGAAAAACTCATGAAAAAGAAACTGGAAGGAAGAGACCTCACACAGAAAGAATTCGACCAGGAACTAAAGGAAATAGACGGCACAGATGATTTCTCCAGGCTCGGCGCAGTAAGTATCGCAGCCAGCTTCGCATTCAAAAACGCAGCCGGATTCCAACACACAGAAAACTTCCCACTACCACTCAGCAATGTAATAGGCGGAGGAGAACACGGTGGCAACACAAGCATCCAAGAATTCCTCGTACTGCCAGTCAACGCCAAAACATTCCCGGAAGCACTCAAAACAAATACAGAGATCTACCAAGAACTCAAAGAAAAATACAGTCAGAAAATAAAAGGAATAAACGATGAAGGCGCCCTAATAACCTCAATGGACGACAAAGAAACACTGAGAAAGCTGAAAAAAGTAGCCGACAAACACGACGCAAGGATAGGTCTAGACATCGCCGCCTCAGAATTCTATAAGAACGGCAAATACAGAATCGACTCAATGAACAGAGTCAACAGCCCAGAACAACACCTAGACTTTGTACAAGAATTAATAGACGAGTTTGATCTCGTATATGTAGAAGACCCGTTCGATGAGGAAGACTTCCGACACCACGCCCTCTTAACCGCTAAAAACCCCGATGTAATGATCTGCGGCGACGACCTCTTCACAACCAACAAAGACCGGCTTGAAGAAGGCATCACGAACGGCGCATGCAACTCATTAATTGTAAAGCCTAACCAGATCGGAACAGTAACCGATGCCAAAGACACAGTAGAACTAGCCCATGAAGAAGACTACACACCTGTGATTTCCCATCGTTCTGGCGAGACATGCGACTCAACGATTTCAGACCTGGCTCTAGAGTGGGAATGTCCTGTCATCAAGGCAGGAATCGCCGACATAAGAATAGCCAAGTTAAACAAGCTGGTCCGGTTGTGGGATAAAGCTGAGAAACCTGAGATAAATCAGAGGTGA
- a CDS encoding DNA-directed RNA polymerase subunit K — protein sequence MTEYTRYERARILGARSLQLSMGAPAFVDAESNEEPKKIAEREMEAGKLPLTVKK from the coding sequence ATGACAGAATACACAAGATACGAAAGGGCACGAATCCTAGGAGCAAGAAGCCTACAACTATCAATGGGTGCACCAGCATTCGTAGACGCAGAAAGCAACGAAGAACCCAAGAAAATCGCAGAAAGAGAAATGGAAGCTGGAAAACTCCCGCTCACAGTCAAAAAATAG
- a CDS encoding proteasome assembly chaperone family protein, whose product MDKTTINLEKEPEVENPVFVEGLAGIGHIGRNTVSYIADQTEAEQIGEIKSHHFPPHTVINDDATVEVIKNKLYQLQRDDARDLILLEGNAQASTPEGHHEVAGKVTELAEDVGSNEILTIGGYGTGEVVEKPEVFGAVTTEEVKEKYSDHGIEFEHDVGQIVGISGLLIGNAQERGINGICLLGETPGFLLSDPKSTEKVLETMEEILELDLDYSDLDDKVEESQEVLKKLQNLKKKQNPEEDQSQGGDLGYIG is encoded by the coding sequence ATGGATAAGACAACAATCAACCTAGAGAAAGAACCAGAAGTAGAAAACCCGGTATTCGTAGAAGGACTGGCAGGAATAGGCCACATAGGAAGAAACACCGTATCATATATCGCCGACCAGACAGAAGCAGAACAGATCGGAGAGATCAAAAGCCATCACTTCCCGCCGCACACAGTAATAAACGACGACGCAACAGTCGAGGTAATCAAGAACAAACTCTACCAGCTTCAGAGAGACGACGCACGAGATCTAATCCTTTTAGAAGGAAATGCACAGGCATCAACACCTGAAGGTCATCACGAGGTCGCAGGGAAAGTTACTGAGCTAGCTGAGGATGTAGGTTCAAATGAAATTCTTACTATTGGAGGCTACGGAACAGGCGAAGTAGTTGAAAAACCGGAAGTATTCGGCGCCGTCACTACTGAAGAAGTCAAAGAAAAATACTCAGACCACGGAATAGAGTTCGAGCACGATGTAGGACAGATCGTCGGCATCTCAGGACTCCTGATTGGGAACGCACAGGAGAGAGGGATCAACGGAATCTGTCTACTCGGAGAAACGCCAGGATTCCTGCTAAGCGACCCTAAAAGCACTGAGAAAGTACTTGAAACCATGGAAGAGATCTTGGAACTTGACCTAGATTACAGCGATTTAGATGATAAGGTTGAGGAAAGCCAGGAAGTGCTTAAAAAACTTCAAAACCTGAAGAAGAAACAGAATCCGGAAGAAGACCAAAGCCAGGGAGGAGACCTTGGCTACATCGGATAA
- a CDS encoding nucleolar RNA-binding Nop10p family protein, which yields MIRKCGSCSSYTLKEEHCSSKTEKARPPKFSFPDKYGEYRRKAKKGEN from the coding sequence ATGATCAGAAAATGTGGTAGCTGCAGCAGTTATACCTTGAAAGAAGAACACTGCAGCAGTAAAACTGAGAAGGCGAGACCCCCGAAGTTTTCTTTCCCTGACAAGTACGGAGAGTATCGGCGAAAAGCCAAAAAAGGAGAAAATTAA